In Opitutaceae bacterium TAV5, one genomic interval encodes:
- a CDS encoding glycosyltransferase family 1, which produces MNYHASGNPLSFFLRAGRLALFSLVLASAVVARAQTVIANPVGEIAAGEGLTIDAENSQGIRFSIAGELTVTGITVTFLSSDGNPVVAVFMRAGEDGFPASGPINPGHPDVVNPGDAVLFSPGVFSDTPTPVQIDLVTTLGAGEYIFAIVPLEYGYSSVLQAYGAVSGSETVSYAQEFGVDGWTGAWSLSDRQADIRIQGTLAVIPEPATAGALLAGAGILFTWGTRRHRASRIRAQSFDK; this is translated from the coding sequence ATGAACTACCACGCATCCGGGAATCCGCTTTCCTTTTTTCTGCGCGCCGGCCGGCTGGCGCTTTTTTCCCTGGTCCTGGCCAGCGCCGTCGTGGCGCGGGCGCAGACGGTGATCGCCAATCCGGTGGGAGAGATTGCCGCCGGCGAGGGTTTGACGATTGATGCGGAGAACAGTCAGGGCATCCGCTTTTCGATTGCCGGTGAGCTGACGGTCACGGGCATCACGGTGACGTTCTTGTCGTCGGACGGCAATCCGGTCGTGGCGGTTTTCATGCGGGCCGGCGAGGACGGATTTCCGGCTTCCGGTCCCATCAATCCGGGCCATCCCGATGTTGTGAACCCGGGGGATGCGGTGCTGTTTTCTCCCGGCGTTTTTTCGGATACGCCGACCCCGGTGCAGATCGATCTGGTGACGACGCTCGGGGCGGGCGAGTACATCTTTGCGATCGTGCCGCTGGAGTATGGTTATTCGAGCGTGTTGCAGGCTTACGGTGCTGTTTCCGGGAGCGAAACGGTGAGTTACGCGCAGGAATTCGGTGTGGACGGCTGGACGGGGGCGTGGTCCCTGTCGGACAGACAGGCGGACATCCGCATCCAGGGCACGCTGGCCGTCATCCCGGAGCCGGCGACTGCGGGTGCGTTGCTGGCCGGTGCCGGGATTCTGTTCACGTGGGGGACCAGACGTCATCGAGCCAGCCGCATACGCGCGCAGTCGTTCGACAAATGA